The following proteins are co-located in the Cryptosporangium phraense genome:
- a CDS encoding carbon-nitrogen hydrolase family protein, with the protein MSEILPVAAAQPRLVSFDVDANVRAHADVVRTAGARVVVFPEMSLTGYEFEAPPLDPDDSRLAPLVAACAGAGAIALAGAPVGGHIAMLAVDGSGARVAYRKQYLGDAEPYTPGPAPAVLTVDGWRLGLAICKDTGVAAHAADTVALGVDAYVAGVLEDSADVPAGRAERIASEHRVWVVIASYAGSTGGGYEYAAGGSGVWAPGGGVVARAGARPGDFVRATLTRR; encoded by the coding sequence GTGAGTGAGATTCTGCCGGTCGCCGCGGCCCAGCCGCGTCTGGTCTCCTTCGACGTCGACGCGAACGTCCGTGCGCACGCCGACGTCGTGCGGACGGCCGGGGCGCGGGTCGTCGTGTTCCCGGAGATGTCGCTGACCGGGTACGAGTTCGAGGCGCCACCGCTCGACCCCGACGATTCCCGGCTCGCGCCGCTGGTCGCCGCCTGCGCCGGGGCCGGGGCGATCGCGCTGGCCGGTGCGCCGGTCGGCGGGCACATCGCAATGCTGGCGGTCGACGGCAGCGGGGCGCGGGTGGCCTACCGGAAGCAGTACCTGGGCGACGCCGAGCCGTACACGCCCGGCCCCGCACCGGCCGTGCTCACCGTCGACGGCTGGCGGCTGGGGCTGGCGATCTGCAAGGACACCGGGGTGGCGGCGCACGCGGCGGACACGGTCGCGCTGGGCGTCGACGCGTACGTGGCCGGGGTGCTGGAGGACTCCGCCGACGTGCCGGCCGGGCGAGCCGAGCGGATCGCGTCCGAGCACCGGGTGTGGGTGGTGATCGCGAGTTACGCCGGATCCACCGGCGGCGGGTACGAGTACGCCGCCGGTGGATCGGGGGTGTGGGCGCCGGGTGGTGGGGTGGTGGCGCGGGCCGGCGCCAGGCCCGGCGACTTCGTCCGAGCCACGCTGACCCGTCGCTGA
- a CDS encoding YidC/Oxa1 family membrane protein insertase — MSFGLPISLAYDVVETATTLLTPVVGATATAAAIVLATALVRLILVPLTFRQISLERRRQALAPRVEKLRAKHPNDPLTAATEVSALYRAEGVGAAHTFLPLLVQAPFFLTLYSLFRTPDIGDRPNELLTAHLAGVPLGDHWLDGPLLGVHGLVFVVVLALFTAAATLAARRLRRLGQPVLLSLTPYVSVAFAATVPLAAALYLLTSTLWTTAENAFLRDRGLAERSLGS; from the coding sequence ATGTCGTTCGGCCTGCCCATTTCCCTCGCGTACGACGTCGTCGAAACCGCCACCACCCTGCTGACGCCAGTGGTCGGCGCCACCGCCACCGCCGCCGCGATCGTGCTCGCGACCGCCCTGGTGCGCCTGATCCTGGTCCCGCTCACGTTCCGCCAGATCTCCCTCGAGCGACGCCGGCAAGCGCTCGCACCCCGCGTCGAGAAACTCCGCGCGAAGCACCCGAACGACCCGCTCACCGCGGCCACCGAGGTCTCCGCGCTCTACCGCGCCGAGGGCGTCGGAGCCGCCCACACGTTCCTGCCACTCCTCGTCCAGGCGCCGTTCTTCCTGACGCTCTACTCGCTCTTCCGGACCCCCGACATCGGCGACCGCCCGAACGAGTTGCTCACCGCCCACCTGGCCGGCGTCCCGCTCGGCGACCACTGGCTCGACGGCCCGCTGCTCGGCGTCCACGGTCTGGTCTTCGTCGTCGTCCTGGCGCTGTTCACCGCGGCCGCCACCCTCGCGGCCCGGCGGCTGCGCCGCCTCGGCCAGCCGGTACTCCTGAGCCTGACGCCCTACGTCTCGGTCGCGTTCGCCGCGACCGTCCCGCTCGCGGCCGCGCTCTACCTCCTCACCAGCACACTCTGGACGACGGCCGAGAACGCGTTCCTGCGCGATCGCGGGCTCGCGGAAAGATCGCTGGGGTCATAG
- a CDS encoding dihydrofolate reductase family protein, protein MGVVIVDLTVSLDGFIAGPGDGPSAPLGRGGEPLFAWMMTGPRDPIDPRLSVVEPSRPILDEWRSGAGAIVSGRRTFDIANGWAGGHPIDAPIFVLTHQAPTSGEWSPRVRFVTEGFDRALALAREAAGDGAISLNGADVAQQALRAGVLDEIQVSVVPLLLGGGVRLFDGIGPVALEQTRVIPSDGVTHLRYRVVKE, encoded by the coding sequence GTGGGTGTCGTGATCGTGGACCTGACCGTCTCCCTGGACGGGTTCATCGCCGGGCCGGGCGACGGCCCGTCGGCGCCGCTCGGCCGGGGCGGTGAGCCGCTGTTCGCCTGGATGATGACGGGGCCGCGCGACCCGATCGACCCCCGGCTGTCGGTGGTCGAACCCAGCCGCCCGATCCTCGACGAGTGGCGCAGCGGGGCCGGCGCGATCGTCAGCGGACGCCGGACGTTCGACATCGCGAACGGCTGGGCCGGCGGGCACCCGATCGACGCGCCGATCTTCGTGCTCACCCACCAGGCCCCGACGAGCGGCGAGTGGTCACCGCGGGTCCGGTTCGTCACCGAGGGGTTCGACCGCGCGCTGGCCCTGGCCCGCGAGGCCGCCGGCGACGGCGCGATCTCGCTGAACGGCGCCGACGTCGCCCAGCAGGCCCTCCGCGCCGGCGTCCTGGACGAGATCCAGGTGAGCGTGGTCCCACTGCTGCTGGGCGGCGGAGTACGGCTGTTCGACGGCATCGGCCCGGTCGCCCTCGAACAGACCCGGGTCATCCCGTCCGACGGCGTCACCCATCTGCGCTACCGGGTGGTGAAGGAATAG
- a CDS encoding DUF6412 domain-containing protein — protein MIASRLFAVLACAAGLLLLVEPSAGGAALALVAVAVVGVLALRSVRLRLPAPAWAGLAATARRTASAGTPRLRDPDAQGRPRPRAPSATPAA, from the coding sequence GTGATCGCTTCGCGGCTGTTCGCTGTGTTGGCGTGCGCCGCCGGGCTGCTCCTGCTGGTGGAGCCGAGCGCCGGTGGAGCCGCGCTCGCGCTCGTTGCGGTGGCCGTGGTCGGGGTGCTCGCGCTCCGCTCGGTTCGTCTTCGGCTTCCGGCACCGGCCTGGGCCGGCCTCGCCGCCACCGCCCGCCGGACCGCGTCCGCCGGTACCCCGCGCCTGCGCGACCCCGACGCCCAGGGCCGCCCCCGCCCCCGAGCCCCTTCGGCCACCCCGGCCGCGTAA
- a CDS encoding ROK family transcriptional regulator, producing the protein MEPRRATNRALRTQNRSALLSALFLDGPLSRQDLAARSRLSQAAVSNVVADLIEDGLVSEAGAVESDGGRPRILLQVAPRYATVAGVDVGETRVRVELFDLAMTPLAKADYPLDTLEPAEVVRHILTGLSAVDAGPDVLGVGIGVSGLVERDPEAVVHAQVLGWDGVPLERMLRSGTDLPLHFDNGAKTWAQAEHWFGAGRGARHAAFALVGSGVGAAIVADGQAYRGSSSSAGEWGHTTLVYNGRLCRCGARGCLEAYIGAEAVIARAREAGVPVEGPDEESQVASVLADPAAGPVLAETAAYLGAGVANLINLFNPERVVIGGWAGIALGGLLPEIRKAAAAQAMRRPFAQTSIELCRLGTDAVALGAATLPVARLLEAGGIRE; encoded by the coding sequence GTGGAACCAAGACGAGCGACCAACCGGGCGCTGCGCACGCAGAACCGGTCGGCGTTGCTCTCCGCGCTGTTCCTCGACGGCCCGCTGAGCAGGCAGGACCTGGCCGCGCGGTCGCGGCTGAGCCAGGCCGCGGTCAGCAACGTCGTGGCCGACCTGATCGAGGACGGGCTGGTCAGCGAGGCCGGCGCGGTCGAGTCGGACGGCGGCCGTCCGCGGATCCTGCTGCAGGTCGCGCCCCGGTACGCGACGGTCGCCGGGGTGGACGTCGGGGAGACCCGGGTGCGGGTCGAGCTCTTCGACCTGGCCATGACCCCGCTGGCCAAGGCCGACTACCCGCTCGACACGCTCGAGCCGGCGGAGGTCGTCCGGCACATCCTCACCGGCCTGTCCGCGGTCGACGCGGGGCCCGACGTGCTGGGCGTCGGCATCGGGGTCTCCGGGCTGGTCGAGCGGGACCCGGAGGCGGTCGTGCATGCCCAGGTGCTGGGCTGGGACGGCGTCCCGCTGGAGCGGATGCTGCGCTCCGGCACCGACCTGCCGCTGCACTTCGACAACGGCGCGAAGACCTGGGCCCAGGCCGAGCACTGGTTCGGTGCCGGGCGCGGGGCCCGGCACGCGGCGTTCGCGCTGGTCGGCTCCGGCGTCGGGGCGGCGATCGTGGCCGACGGGCAGGCCTACCGCGGGTCGTCGAGCAGCGCCGGCGAGTGGGGGCACACGACGCTCGTCTACAACGGGCGGCTCTGCCGGTGCGGGGCCCGCGGGTGCCTGGAGGCCTACATCGGGGCCGAGGCGGTGATCGCCAGGGCCCGCGAGGCCGGCGTCCCGGTGGAGGGCCCGGACGAGGAGTCGCAGGTCGCGTCCGTGCTGGCCGACCCGGCCGCCGGGCCCGTGCTGGCCGAGACCGCGGCCTACCTCGGCGCCGGGGTCGCGAACCTGATCAACCTGTTCAACCCCGAACGGGTCGTGATCGGGGGCTGGGCGGGCATCGCGCTCGGTGGCCTGCTGCCGGAGATCCGGAAGGCCGCGGCGGCCCAGGCGATGCGACGGCCGTTCGCCCAGACGTCGATCGAGCTGTGCCGGTTGGGCACCGACGCGGTGGCGCTCGGCGCGGCCACGCTGCCGGTCGCTCGTCTGCTGGAGGCCGGGGGGATCCGTGAGTGA